GCCAAGCGAAAGTATGCTCGCATACTTTGATTTGACGAACGAAATGGATGCACTCGAAGAGTGCCATCCGCTAAAGTAAGTCAAGCGAAAACTTTCGTGCATGTTTTCAATTTTATCTTGTAAATCGTAATTCATAATTCGTACTTAACTTTCTTCATATTTCGATTTACTAAATTTGCCGTCATGAAGAAAGTTTGCATTTATGACACCACGCTGCGCGACGGCAATCAAGATCGCAAGATTAGTCTCTCTCTGGCCGACAAACTCCAGATTACTCGAATTCTTGACTCTTTCGGTATTGATTACATTGAAGGCGGCTGGCCAAACCCCAGCAATCCTACCGACGAAGAATATTTCCGCGAAGTGAAAAAGCTTAAGCTGAAGCACGCCAAGATTTGCGCCTTCGGCAGTACTCGTCGTCCGAAGATCCTTCCCGAGAAGGATCCGCTGCTCCAGGCATTGGTGAAGTCCGAAGCTCCCGTGAAGACCATTTTCGGTAAGAGCTGGGATCTCCACGTTACAGAAGTTATTCATACCACACTGGAAGAAAACCTGGACATGATCCAGTCTTCCATCGAATTCCTGAAGGAACATTCCAAGGAAGTTATTTACGACGCCGAACATTTCTTCGACGGTTATAAGGCTAATCCGGAATATGCTATCGAAACCCTGAAGGCTGCTGCCCTCGGTGGTGCTGATTTCATCGTGCTTTGCGATACCAATGGCGGTACCATGCCTTGGGAATTGGAAGAAATTTTTGAAGCCGTTAAGGAACACGTAGACGTTCCCCTTGGTATCCATGTGCATAACGACTCCGGCCTTGCTGTGGCAAACAGCATCTATGCCGTGAAGTCCGGTGCCTCTATGATTCAGGGCGTTGTTAACGGTTATGGCGAACGTTGCGGTAACGCAAACCTCACCACCATCATGGCTGACCTGGTCTTCAAGATGGGCGCAAAGTTCTTTGCTGCCAAGAAGATGGCTGGACTTCGCAAGCTGTTCCTGAGCGTAGACCAGATTGTGAATCTGGCTAGCGATGTCCGCGCACCGTACG
This sequence is a window from Fibrobacter sp.. Protein-coding genes within it:
- the cimA gene encoding citramalate synthase, coding for MKKVCIYDTTLRDGNQDRKISLSLADKLQITRILDSFGIDYIEGGWPNPSNPTDEEYFREVKKLKLKHAKICAFGSTRRPKILPEKDPLLQALVKSEAPVKTIFGKSWDLHVTEVIHTTLEENLDMIQSSIEFLKEHSKEVIYDAEHFFDGYKANPEYAIETLKAAALGGADFIVLCDTNGGTMPWELEEIFEAVKEHVDVPLGIHVHNDSGLAVANSIYAVKSGASMIQGVVNGYGERCGNANLTTIMADLVFKMGAKFFAAKKMAGLRKLFLSVDQIVNLASDVRAPYVGEAAFAHKGGAHIDGVMKVSRSFEHVDPHSVGNDRVFVTSDQAGGSLVVEKLKAIKPGIDKKDPMVAKLLLAIKEKENAGWHFDSAEASFKMLVYRQLGMFTAPFEFMNYRVTEDKTPQGVSVSQASVKLKIGDKISHQVSEGDGPVNALDAALRKALLPFFPYMAKVRLDDFKVRVLGSSVGSDALVRVWTTFGDDKEHWNVAGVSTNIIEASWLALMDGLCYKILKETKKCK